One window of Streptomyces sp. FIT100 genomic DNA carries:
- a CDS encoding glycoside hydrolase family 6 protein has product MYGSCVGRSRRGAAAAVAAVGAALLLAACSSGGEDRPSGGAQQPEGTAPFWVNPDGRAARQVAAYREDGDDEKAGLIRRIAEQPVGEWIGPDDPEAEAKGFTEAAGKAGRDALLVLYNIPHRDCGQFSRGGAADGNAYRQWVDKVAKGIGDRRATVVLEPDAVLHLVDGCTPGEFHQERYDLLKGAVERLKQQPATKVYVDAGNADWSQPDSLFEPLRRAGIERADGFAVNVSNFQTTEASRDFGRSLSAKVGNKHFVIDTSRNGNGPYTQGDPKENWCNPSGRALGEPPTTRTGDPLVDAYLWVKRPGESDGDCKGGPKAGDWYPEYALELARNTK; this is encoded by the coding sequence ATGTACGGGAGTTGCGTCGGGCGTTCCCGCCGGGGGGCGGCTGCGGCGGTGGCCGCGGTGGGGGCCGCGCTGCTGCTGGCGGCCTGTTCGTCCGGCGGTGAGGACCGCCCTTCGGGCGGCGCCCAGCAGCCGGAGGGGACGGCCCCGTTCTGGGTCAACCCCGACGGCAGGGCGGCGCGGCAGGTCGCGGCGTATCGCGAGGACGGCGACGACGAGAAGGCCGGGCTGATCCGGCGGATCGCGGAGCAGCCGGTCGGCGAGTGGATCGGCCCGGACGATCCGGAGGCCGAGGCGAAGGGCTTCACGGAGGCGGCCGGGAAGGCCGGCCGGGACGCGCTGCTGGTCCTGTACAACATCCCGCACCGCGACTGCGGGCAGTTCTCCAGGGGCGGCGCCGCCGACGGGAACGCGTACCGGCAGTGGGTCGACAAGGTCGCCAAGGGCATCGGCGACCGGCGTGCGACGGTCGTCCTGGAGCCGGACGCCGTGCTGCACCTCGTGGACGGCTGTACGCCCGGCGAGTTCCACCAGGAGCGGTACGACCTGCTGAAGGGCGCGGTCGAGCGGCTCAAGCAGCAGCCCGCGACCAAAGTCTACGTGGACGCGGGCAACGCCGACTGGTCCCAGCCGGACTCCCTCTTCGAACCGCTCCGACGCGCGGGCATCGAGCGGGCCGACGGCTTCGCGGTCAACGTCTCCAACTTCCAGACGACGGAGGCGAGCAGGGACTTCGGCCGCAGTCTCTCGGCGAAGGTCGGGAACAAGCACTTCGTGATCGACACCAGCCGCAACGGCAACGGCCCTTACACGCAGGGCGATCCGAAGGAGAACTGGTGCAACCCGTCGGGGCGGGCGCTGGGGGAGCCGCCGACGACGAGGACGGGTGACCCGCTGGTGGACGCGTATCTGTGGGTGAAGCGGCCGGGGGAGTCGGACGGCGACTGCAAGGGCGGCCCGAAGGCCGGGGACTGGTACCCGGAGTACGCGCTGGAACTGGCGCGCAACACGAAGTAG
- a CDS encoding class F sortase — MASGNEASGAPASGSGRLLTGVAWAVLLLGLWLWGREATEGPGGSAAPTTGDVAAVGRPLGVPLPPARDPLRPAGPSTVEIPSIGVKAPVVTRGLDTTGAVDPPPFATPQSVGWFGSGTRPGAEGAALFVGHVDTQTRPAVFYGLSTARPGEKIRVTRTDGSVAEFTIDDVQVVSRDRFDAKKVYGVRQQGRAELRLITCGGTYDRASGAYTANVVVSAYLTGARGI; from the coding sequence GGGTGGCCTGGGCGGTCCTGCTGCTGGGGCTGTGGCTCTGGGGCCGTGAGGCCACGGAAGGCCCGGGCGGCAGCGCGGCCCCGACGACCGGGGACGTGGCCGCGGTCGGCCGGCCGCTCGGTGTACCGCTGCCGCCGGCGCGTGACCCGCTGCGGCCCGCCGGGCCCAGCACGGTGGAGATCCCCTCGATCGGGGTGAAGGCCCCGGTCGTGACCCGCGGCCTGGACACGACGGGCGCGGTCGATCCGCCGCCGTTCGCGACTCCGCAGTCCGTGGGCTGGTTCGGCAGTGGCACCCGGCCGGGTGCCGAGGGCGCGGCGCTCTTCGTCGGGCACGTCGACACACAGACCCGGCCGGCCGTCTTCTACGGTCTCAGCACCGCCCGGCCCGGCGAGAAGATCCGGGTGACCAGGACGGACGGCTCGGTCGCCGAGTTCACCATCGACGATGTGCAGGTCGTCAGCCGGGACCGGTTCGACGCCAAGAAGGTGTACGGGGTCAGGCAGCAGGGCAGGGCGGAGCTGAGGCTGATCACCTGCGGGGGAACTTACGACCGTGCGTCCGGGGCGTACACGGCGAACGTGGTGGTGTCGGCGTATCTGACGGGTGCCCGCGGGATCTGA